The Osmerus eperlanus chromosome 7, fOsmEpe2.1, whole genome shotgun sequence genome includes a region encoding these proteins:
- the ctps1b gene encoding CTP synthase 1b isoform X1 has protein sequence MMPFCCTTRLISSMKYILVTGGVISGIGKGIIASSVGTILKSCGLHVTAIKIDPYINIDAGTFSPYEHGEVFVLDDGGEVDLDLGNYERFLDIRLTKDNNLTTGKIYQSVINKERRGDYLGKTVQVVPHITDAIQEWVMKQATVSVDDDGVEPQVCVIELGGTVGDIESMPFIEAFRQFQFKVKKENFCNIHVSLVPQPCATGEQKTKPTQNSVRELRGLGLSPDLIMCRCATPLDNAVKEKISMFCHVEPTQVICVHDVSSIYRVPLLLEDQGVVGFFYKRLDLPIEMRARKMLTKWKEMSDRSDRLLEHVSIALVGKYTKFTDSYASVIKALEHSALAINHKLEVKYIGSADLEANSLQEEPVKYHEAWQKLCSADGVLVPGGFGVRGTEGKIQAISWARKQKKPFLGVCLGMQLAVCEFARNVLDWPDANSTEFDPESKHPVVIDMPEHNPGQMGGTMRLGKRRTIFKSNTSVLRKLYGDVEYVDERHRHRFEVNPDLKHHFEERGFHFVGQDVEGERMEIIELEDHCYFVGVQYHPEFLSRPIKPSPPYFGLLLAAAGKLQSYLLKGCRLSPRDTYSDRSGSSSPDSEISELKFPSLS, from the exons ATGATGCCGTTTTGTTGCACCACCA GACTCATATCAAGTATGAAGTACATATTGGTCACTGGAGGTGTCATATCCGGCATCGGAAAGGGTATTATTGCCAGCAGTGTGGGTACAATCCTGAAGTCGTGTGGCTTGCATGTTACAGCCATAAAGATCGATCCTTACATCAACATAGATGCAGGGACCTTCTCTCCTTATGAACACG GGGAGGTATTTGTGCTTGACGATGGAGGGGAGGTTGACTTGGATCTGGGGAACTATGAGCGGTTCTTGGACATCCGTCTGACTAAGGACAACAACCTGACCACTGGGAAGATCTACCAGTCTGTCATCAAcaaggagagacggggggattACCTGGGCAAGACTgtgcagg TGGTGCCTCACATCACAGATGCCATCCAGGAGTGGGTGATGAAACAAGCAACAGTGTCCGTCGATGACGACGGGGTGGAGCCACAAGTCTGCGTCATAGAG CTTGGGGGCACGGTGGGAGACATCGAGAGCATGCCCTTCATCGAGGCTTTCAGACAGTTCCAGTTCAAGGTCAAGAAGGAGAACTTCTGTAACATCCACGTCAGTCTGGTTCCACAG CCCTGTGCCACAGGGGAGCAGAAGACCAAGCCCACTCAGAACAGCGTGCGGGAGCTGAGAGGCCTGGGCCTGTCTCCCGACCTG ATCATGTGTCGCTGTGCCACACCACTGGACAACGCCGTCAAAGAGAAAATCTCCATGTTCTGTCACGTGGAGCCGACCCAG GTCATCTGTGTCCATGACGTGTCGTCCATCTACAGAGTGCCCCTGCTGCTGGAGGACCAGGGCGTGGTGGGCTTCTTCTACAAGCGTCTGGACCTGCCCATCGAGATGAGGGCTCGGAAGATGCTGACCAAGTGGAAGGAGATGTCTGACAG ATCTGACAGGCTCCTGGAGCACGTGTCCATAGCACTGGTGGGGAAGTACACCAAGTTTACAGACTCCTACGCCTCCGTGATCAAAGCCCTGGAGCACTCTGCCCTCGCCATCAATCACAAGCTGGAGGTCAAG TACATCGGCTCTGCAGACCTGGAGGCCAACAGCTTGCAGGAGGAGCCAGTCAAGTACCACGAGGCATGGCAGAAACTCTGCAGCGCTGA CGGTGTGTTGGTACCTGGCGGTTTTGGTGTCCGGGGGACGGAGGGCAAGATCCAGGCGATCAGCTGGGCCAGGAAGCAGAAGAAGCCCTTTCTAG GAGTGTGTCTGGGCATGCAGCTGGCCGTGTGCGAGTTCGCCCGGAACGTTCTTGATTGGCCGG ATGCCAACTCTACAGAATTTGACCCAGAATCTAAACACCCGGTG GTTATTGACATGCCTGAACACAACCCCGGTCAGATGGGCGGGACCATGAGGTTGGGGAAGAGGCGAACCATCTTCAAATCCAACACAAGTGTTTTGA GAAAGCTCTATGGAGATGTAGAATACGTGGACGAGAGGCACAGACACCGCTTTGAG GTGAACCCTGACCTCAAGCACCACTTTGAGGAGCGGGGCTTCCACTTTGTGGGTCAGGACGTGGAGGGAGAGCGAATGGAGATCATCGAGCTGGAGG ATCATTGTTACTTTGTCGGGGTTCAGTACCATCCAGAGTTTCTCTCCAGACCCATCAAGCCCTCCCCTCCGTACTTTGGCCTCCTGCTGGCTGCTGCAGGGAAGCTACAGAGCTACCTCCTGAAGGGATGCCGGCTGTCGCCAAG AGACACCTACAGTGACCGCAGCGGCAGCAGCTCTCCAGACTCTGAGATCTCGGAGCTGaagttcccctctctctcctag
- the ctps1b gene encoding CTP synthase 1b isoform X2, which produces MKYILVTGGVISGIGKGIIASSVGTILKSCGLHVTAIKIDPYINIDAGTFSPYEHGEVFVLDDGGEVDLDLGNYERFLDIRLTKDNNLTTGKIYQSVINKERRGDYLGKTVQVVPHITDAIQEWVMKQATVSVDDDGVEPQVCVIELGGTVGDIESMPFIEAFRQFQFKVKKENFCNIHVSLVPQPCATGEQKTKPTQNSVRELRGLGLSPDLIMCRCATPLDNAVKEKISMFCHVEPTQVICVHDVSSIYRVPLLLEDQGVVGFFYKRLDLPIEMRARKMLTKWKEMSDRSDRLLEHVSIALVGKYTKFTDSYASVIKALEHSALAINHKLEVKYIGSADLEANSLQEEPVKYHEAWQKLCSADGVLVPGGFGVRGTEGKIQAISWARKQKKPFLGVCLGMQLAVCEFARNVLDWPDANSTEFDPESKHPVVIDMPEHNPGQMGGTMRLGKRRTIFKSNTSVLRKLYGDVEYVDERHRHRFEVNPDLKHHFEERGFHFVGQDVEGERMEIIELEDHCYFVGVQYHPEFLSRPIKPSPPYFGLLLAAAGKLQSYLLKGCRLSPRDTYSDRSGSSSPDSEISELKFPSLS; this is translated from the exons ATGAAGTACATATTGGTCACTGGAGGTGTCATATCCGGCATCGGAAAGGGTATTATTGCCAGCAGTGTGGGTACAATCCTGAAGTCGTGTGGCTTGCATGTTACAGCCATAAAGATCGATCCTTACATCAACATAGATGCAGGGACCTTCTCTCCTTATGAACACG GGGAGGTATTTGTGCTTGACGATGGAGGGGAGGTTGACTTGGATCTGGGGAACTATGAGCGGTTCTTGGACATCCGTCTGACTAAGGACAACAACCTGACCACTGGGAAGATCTACCAGTCTGTCATCAAcaaggagagacggggggattACCTGGGCAAGACTgtgcagg TGGTGCCTCACATCACAGATGCCATCCAGGAGTGGGTGATGAAACAAGCAACAGTGTCCGTCGATGACGACGGGGTGGAGCCACAAGTCTGCGTCATAGAG CTTGGGGGCACGGTGGGAGACATCGAGAGCATGCCCTTCATCGAGGCTTTCAGACAGTTCCAGTTCAAGGTCAAGAAGGAGAACTTCTGTAACATCCACGTCAGTCTGGTTCCACAG CCCTGTGCCACAGGGGAGCAGAAGACCAAGCCCACTCAGAACAGCGTGCGGGAGCTGAGAGGCCTGGGCCTGTCTCCCGACCTG ATCATGTGTCGCTGTGCCACACCACTGGACAACGCCGTCAAAGAGAAAATCTCCATGTTCTGTCACGTGGAGCCGACCCAG GTCATCTGTGTCCATGACGTGTCGTCCATCTACAGAGTGCCCCTGCTGCTGGAGGACCAGGGCGTGGTGGGCTTCTTCTACAAGCGTCTGGACCTGCCCATCGAGATGAGGGCTCGGAAGATGCTGACCAAGTGGAAGGAGATGTCTGACAG ATCTGACAGGCTCCTGGAGCACGTGTCCATAGCACTGGTGGGGAAGTACACCAAGTTTACAGACTCCTACGCCTCCGTGATCAAAGCCCTGGAGCACTCTGCCCTCGCCATCAATCACAAGCTGGAGGTCAAG TACATCGGCTCTGCAGACCTGGAGGCCAACAGCTTGCAGGAGGAGCCAGTCAAGTACCACGAGGCATGGCAGAAACTCTGCAGCGCTGA CGGTGTGTTGGTACCTGGCGGTTTTGGTGTCCGGGGGACGGAGGGCAAGATCCAGGCGATCAGCTGGGCCAGGAAGCAGAAGAAGCCCTTTCTAG GAGTGTGTCTGGGCATGCAGCTGGCCGTGTGCGAGTTCGCCCGGAACGTTCTTGATTGGCCGG ATGCCAACTCTACAGAATTTGACCCAGAATCTAAACACCCGGTG GTTATTGACATGCCTGAACACAACCCCGGTCAGATGGGCGGGACCATGAGGTTGGGGAAGAGGCGAACCATCTTCAAATCCAACACAAGTGTTTTGA GAAAGCTCTATGGAGATGTAGAATACGTGGACGAGAGGCACAGACACCGCTTTGAG GTGAACCCTGACCTCAAGCACCACTTTGAGGAGCGGGGCTTCCACTTTGTGGGTCAGGACGTGGAGGGAGAGCGAATGGAGATCATCGAGCTGGAGG ATCATTGTTACTTTGTCGGGGTTCAGTACCATCCAGAGTTTCTCTCCAGACCCATCAAGCCCTCCCCTCCGTACTTTGGCCTCCTGCTGGCTGCTGCAGGGAAGCTACAGAGCTACCTCCTGAAGGGATGCCGGCTGTCGCCAAG AGACACCTACAGTGACCGCAGCGGCAGCAGCTCTCCAGACTCTGAGATCTCGGAGCTGaagttcccctctctctcctag
- the rab42b gene encoding ras-related protein Rab-42b, which produces MDLSLWQYQFRIIMLGDSTVGKSSLVKRYTEDMFLEYINETVGVDFYVHFLEVEPGVRVKLQFWDTAGQERFRSVTRSYYRNSVGGLLVFDLTNRASFEHVLQWHAEVCERVKPHGVVFVLVGHKNDCDHDQEKRVVGRPEAEKLAEKLGVPYVEASAKSGECVAEAFELLTRRVYRGMLSGEVQQREGWDGVKSSSPQKLSRQSYQPDKSSKKCC; this is translated from the exons ATGGATCTGTCTCTGTGGCAGTACCAGTTCCGGATCATCATGCTAGGGGACTCGACGGTGGGTAAGTCGTCCCTGGTGAAGCGCTACACGGAAGACATGTTCCTGGAGTACATCAATGAGACGGTGGGCGTGGACTTCTACGTTCACTTCCTGGAGGTGGAGCCTGGTGTCAGAGTCAAGCTGCAGTTCTGGGACACCGCTGGCCAGGAGAGGTTCAG gTCAGTGACCCGCTCCTACTATCGTAACTCAGTGGGTGGCCTGCTGGTGTTTGACCTGACCAACCGGGCGTCCTTCGAGCATGTGCTCCAGTGGCACGCTGAGGTGTGCGAGCGGGTCAAGCCCCACGGCGTGGTGTTCGTCCTGGTGGGCCACAAGAACGACTGTGACCACGACCAGGAGAAGCGGGTGGTGGGCCGCCCGGAGGCCGAGAAGCTGGCCGAGAAGCTGGGCGTGCCGTACGTCGAGGCGTCGGCGAAGAGCGGAGAGTGTGTGGCGGAGGCCTTTGAGCTGCTGACGCGCAGAGTGTACCGGGGGATGCTGAGCGGAGAGGTgcagcagagggagggatgggacggGGTCAAGAGCTCCTCTCCGCAGAAGCTCAGCCGTCAAAGCTATCAGCCGGACAAAAGCAGCAAGAAGTGCTGTTGA
- the taf12 gene encoding transcription initiation factor TFIID subunit 12 codes for MTQYQPQSSRANFFTVKSEVSSTPPLATSMANSTAAPGKALGTSGPAGRISPEGTQVLSKKKLQDLVREIDPNEQLDEDVEEMLLQIADDFIESVVTAACQLARHRKSNTLEVKDVQLHLERQWNMWIPGYGSDEIRPYKKACTTEAHKQRMALIRKTTKK; via the exons ATGACACAGTATCAACCGCAAAGTAGCCGCGCAAACTTCTTCACCGTGAAATCCGAGGTTTCCTCCACGCCGCCTCTCGCCACCAGTATGGCCAACAGCACCGCTGCACCAGGGAAAGCTCTGGGTACATCGGGCCCTGCTGGCAGAATTAGTCCAGAGGGAACTCAG GTGCTCAGCAAAAAGAAGTTGCAGGACCTGGTGAGAGAGATCGACCCCAACGAGCAGCTGGATGAAGATGTGGAAGAG atgCTGCTGCAGATCGCAGATGACTTCATCGAGAGCGTTGTCACGGCTGCCTGCCAGCTGGCCCGCCACCGCAAGTCCAACACCCTGGAGGTGAAGGACGTCCAGCTACATCTAG AACGCCAGTGGAACATGTGGATTCCTGGCTATGGCTCAGATGAGATTCGGCCGTACAAGAAGGCATGTACCACAGAGGCCCACAAACAG AGAATGGCACTGATCCGCAAAACAACCAAAAAGTAG
- the si:ch211-79k12.1 gene encoding cell surface glycoprotein MUC18, giving the protein MKAFLLLTIVATVHILGCYAALIIQGPAQPVLEGEQVTLECLISESDLNISQVHFERYAKYMSKWYNLEPEGYFYRRCWQYDVDVSREDGRLLLYISQIYSYSQGPYRCVAGNATASDNSSEPLSITVNYMRDVSVHRTGFTRYFSSSMQDLRVPLGDDVEVECTATASETPDYYWQKEGEDWILPSSKLFLRKMRVEDGGAYTCVASHPTVPSLKKSRTISITVLPEDAPWYESTNGRLMLMTSAAGVAMLALILSMSVFLCRRSKQNTTRSSKGPIDDHSQKKPIYKASSESLPSTSGDKQPLV; this is encoded by the exons ATGAAGGCATTTCTGCTTCTCACAATTGTGGCGACTGTACACATTCTTGGCTGCTATG CTGCCTTGATAATCCAGGGGCCAGCCCAGCCGGTCCTGGAAGGGGAGCAGGTCACCTTGGAGTGTCTGATCTCAGAGTCGGACCTCAACATCAGTCAGGTCCACTTTGAGCGCTATGCTAAG tacaTGAGTAAGTGGTACAACCTGGAGCCAGAGGGCTACTTTTACCGTCGTTGCTGGCAGTATGACGTTGACGTCAGTCGCGAGGACGGCCGGCTTCTCCTCTACATCTCTCAGATCTACAGCTACTCCCAGGGCCCCTACCGCTGCGTGGCAGGAAATGCCACCGCTTCAGACAACTCCTCCGAGCCCCTGTCCATCACTGTGAATT aCATGCGGGACGTCTCCGTGCACAGAACGGGCTTCACCCGCTACTTCAGCAGCAGCATGCAGGACCTGCGTGTGCCACTAGGGGACGATGTGGAGGTGGAGTGCACCGCCACAGCCTCTGAGACTCCAGACTACTACTGGCAGAAGGAG GGTGAGGACTGGATCTTGCCCTCTTCAAAGCTGTTCCTGAGGAAGATGCGGGTGGAGGACGGGGGGGCGTACACCTGCGTAGCCTCCCACCCGACCGTGCCCTCCCTGAAGAAGAGCCGCACCATCAGCATCACCGTGCTTCCTG AGGACGCCCCCTGGTACGAGTCCACCAACGGCCGTCTCATGTTGATGACATCAGCGGCAGGCGTGGCCATGCTGGCTCTGATCCTGTCcatgtctgtgttcctgtgccGCAGAAGCAAGCAGAACACCACCAGGTCCAGCAAGGGACCCAT tGATGACCACTCCCAGAAGAAGCCCATCTACAAGGCCAGCTCTGAGTCCCTGCCTTCCACCAGCGGAGACAAGCAGCCGCTGGTCTGA